In one Halosimplex halophilum genomic region, the following are encoded:
- a CDS encoding DUF6149 family protein: protein MKIRQNVRHFAAKQALTLPVVGEKVNDRLVGMHTDIFAEKADEGRREERRDHLDDFFDATMDTYVAALEDGFPEAEAREITHVQANFDFYNHGWTEMMEFPSDELGDHYDRYREFFERYDISIDDPLGEFRPADGIADAPSTPEKLDDPEHPYAEGGFADDVYVETPDGDLVVGGQDEPDDVDVEEAPGVGESDR from the coding sequence ATGAAGATACGCCAGAACGTCCGTCACTTCGCGGCCAAGCAGGCGTTGACGCTGCCCGTCGTCGGGGAGAAGGTCAACGACCGACTGGTCGGGATGCACACGGACATCTTCGCCGAGAAGGCCGACGAGGGCCGCCGCGAGGAGCGCCGGGACCACCTCGACGACTTCTTCGACGCGACGATGGACACCTACGTCGCCGCGCTGGAGGACGGGTTCCCCGAGGCCGAGGCCAGGGAGATCACCCACGTCCAGGCCAACTTCGACTTCTACAACCACGGCTGGACCGAGATGATGGAGTTCCCGAGCGACGAGCTCGGCGACCACTACGACCGCTACCGCGAGTTCTTCGAGCGCTACGACATCAGTATCGACGACCCACTCGGCGAGTTCCGGCCCGCCGACGGGATCGCCGACGCCCCGTCGACGCCCGAGAAACTCGACGACCCCGAACACCCCTACGCCGAGGGCGGGTTCGCCGACGACGTGTACGTCGAGACCCCCGACGGCGACCTGGTGGTCGGCGGGCAGGACGAACCCGACGACGTGGACGTAGAGGAGGCGCCCGGCGTCGGCGAGTCCGACCGGTAA
- a CDS encoding NAD(P)/FAD-dependent oxidoreductase, translating into MIGVVGGGIAGLAAAYRLQERGREVQVFEASDDVGGLAAVYGTAGDPIEKFYHHLSASEETIVELIEDLGLGDDLEWRYKTDSYYVDGVVHPMEKAWEILAYPHLSIYDKFRLAMLVKEIDVRGGVPKFDTYDDITDFEDVPIKEFLLDHTTRHVYESFWEPLLDAKFGSRKEDVSAAWLLGRVKFRGERDPLRGEQLGYLRGGFGVLLDELLAAVGEGNVTTGARVKALDTAGGAVQSMTVERDGRTETHDVDAAVVAAMPNVLEELTGYPCEIDFQGTVCSVWSMEESLSDTYWLNIKDDAPFGVFIEHTNFVPPERYGGEHLYYTASYIQDPAEDLWQMSDEEVEDHWADGIEGLFPDFDPDSVNWVETARNPRTAPIYERGYLDMVVPYDLGEEVAEGVYYAGMASRAQYPERSLNGGIEAGYACADLIAD; encoded by the coding sequence ATGATCGGAGTCGTCGGCGGCGGCATCGCCGGCCTCGCGGCCGCGTATCGCCTCCAGGAGCGCGGCCGCGAGGTCCAGGTGTTCGAGGCGAGCGACGACGTGGGCGGGCTGGCCGCCGTCTACGGGACGGCCGGCGACCCCATCGAGAAGTTCTACCACCACCTCTCGGCCTCCGAGGAAACGATCGTCGAACTCATCGAGGATCTGGGACTCGGCGACGACCTGGAGTGGCGCTACAAGACCGACTCCTACTACGTCGACGGGGTCGTCCACCCGATGGAGAAGGCCTGGGAGATCCTCGCCTACCCGCACCTCTCGATCTACGACAAATTCCGGCTGGCGATGCTCGTCAAGGAGATCGACGTGCGCGGCGGCGTCCCGAAGTTCGACACCTACGACGACATCACCGACTTCGAGGACGTGCCCATCAAGGAGTTCCTGCTCGACCACACGACCCGCCACGTCTACGAGTCGTTCTGGGAGCCGCTGCTGGACGCGAAGTTCGGCTCCCGGAAGGAGGATGTCTCGGCGGCGTGGCTGCTCGGTCGGGTGAAGTTCCGCGGCGAGCGCGACCCGCTGCGCGGCGAGCAACTGGGCTACCTGCGGGGCGGGTTCGGCGTCCTGCTGGACGAACTGCTGGCGGCGGTCGGCGAGGGGAACGTCACCACCGGCGCGCGCGTGAAGGCCCTCGACACGGCCGGCGGCGCGGTCCAGTCGATGACCGTCGAGCGGGACGGGCGGACGGAGACGCACGACGTGGACGCCGCCGTCGTCGCGGCGATGCCGAACGTGCTGGAGGAGTTGACGGGCTACCCCTGCGAGATCGACTTCCAGGGGACGGTCTGCTCGGTCTGGAGCATGGAGGAGTCGCTCTCCGATACCTACTGGCTGAACATCAAGGACGACGCGCCGTTCGGCGTGTTCATCGAGCACACCAACTTCGTGCCCCCCGAGCGCTACGGCGGCGAACACCTCTACTACACCGCGAGCTACATCCAGGACCCCGCCGAGGACCTCTGGCAGATGTCCGACGAGGAAGTCGAGGACCACTGGGCCGACGGGATCGAGGGGCTGTTCCCGGACTTCGACCCCGATAGCGTCAACTGGGTCGAGACCGCCCGGAACCCCCGGACGGCACCCATCTACGAGCGGGGCTACCTCGACATGGTCGTCCCCTACGACCTCGGCGAGGAAGTGGCGGAGGGCGTCTACTACGCGGGGATGGCCTCGCGGGCGCAGTACCCCGAACGGTCGCTCAACGGCGGGATCGAGGCGGGGTACGCCTGCGCGGACCTGATCGCCGACTAG
- a CDS encoding homoserine kinase → MVTVRAPATSANLGSGFDVFGVALDRPADVVRVERAAETTIDVTGAGSQFIPEDPADNTVGAVAEALDAPAHIEIDKGVRPASGLGSSAASAAAAAVALNELYDRGLTRKELVPIAAEGEAVVSGDAHDDNVAPAILGGFTIATPSGISKVDADISLVTCLPDIVVSTRDAREVVPDGARVSDMVETVGNAATLTTGMHRSDPELVGRGMEDSVVTPARAELIDGYSEVRQAAFDAGATGVTISGAGPSVIAACYESDRRAIASAMVDAFDEEGVEARVYQTEIGEGATFH, encoded by the coding sequence ATGGTGACGGTGCGGGCGCCGGCGACGAGCGCGAACCTGGGGAGTGGCTTCGACGTGTTCGGCGTGGCGCTGGACAGACCGGCGGACGTGGTCCGCGTCGAGCGGGCCGCCGAGACCACCATCGACGTGACGGGCGCCGGCAGCCAGTTCATCCCGGAGGACCCCGCGGACAACACCGTCGGCGCGGTCGCCGAGGCGCTGGACGCCCCCGCCCACATCGAGATCGACAAGGGCGTCCGCCCCGCCTCGGGCCTGGGCTCGTCGGCCGCCTCCGCCGCGGCCGCCGCGGTCGCGCTCAACGAACTGTACGACCGCGGGCTCACCCGGAAGGAGCTCGTCCCCATCGCCGCGGAGGGGGAGGCGGTCGTCTCCGGCGACGCCCACGACGACAACGTCGCGCCCGCCATCCTCGGCGGGTTCACGATCGCCACGCCGAGCGGCATCTCGAAGGTCGACGCCGACATCTCGCTGGTGACGTGTCTCCCCGACATCGTCGTCTCGACCCGCGACGCCCGCGAGGTCGTCCCCGACGGCGCCCGCGTGAGCGACATGGTCGAGACCGTCGGCAACGCCGCGACCCTGACGACGGGCATGCACCGCTCGGACCCCGAACTCGTCGGCCGCGGGATGGAGGACTCCGTGGTCACCCCCGCCCGCGCCGAGCTCATCGACGGCTACAGCGAGGTCCGTCAGGCCGCCTTCGACGCCGGCGCCACCGGCGTCACCATCAGCGGCGCCGGCCCCAGCGTCATCGCCGCCTGCTACGAGTCCGACCGGCGCGCCATCGCCTCCGCCATGGTCGACGCCTTCGACGAGGAGGGCGTCGAGGCCCGCGTCTATCAGACCGAGATCGGCGAGGGCGCCACGTTCCACTGA